Proteins from a single region of Nitrospinaceae bacterium:
- a CDS encoding SCO family protein, translating into MKSPGKIVVFPVIILTLLVGALWFVQKDFSRLPVYGDLPDFSLIDSEGKSVELSTLKGKVWVSDFIFTRCEDTCPLESAEMASLQKDFESELNFRLVSITADPDFDSPLVLKKYAERFNADPQKWFFLTGEKKRIQNLVMKGFRLAIAISGASHLPIFNSKNSVATIIGNILVPTASAHANHDHGENKKLGVEITHSSRFVLVDQSAQIRGYYHSNDPDSLKKLRIDIRSLL; encoded by the coding sequence GTGAAAAGTCCCGGAAAGATTGTCGTATTTCCAGTAATTATTTTAACCCTTCTGGTGGGCGCCCTTTGGTTTGTCCAGAAGGATTTTTCAAGGTTGCCCGTCTATGGCGATCTCCCTGATTTTTCTTTGATCGACTCGGAAGGGAAGTCAGTAGAATTAAGCACTTTGAAAGGAAAGGTATGGGTATCTGATTTTATTTTTACCCGTTGCGAGGATACATGCCCCCTCGAATCTGCAGAAATGGCCAGTCTACAGAAAGATTTTGAGAGTGAACTCAATTTCCGGCTCGTCAGCATCACCGCCGATCCGGACTTCGACAGCCCTCTTGTCCTGAAGAAATATGCCGAACGATTTAATGCAGACCCCCAGAAATGGTTCTTTCTTACGGGGGAGAAGAAGAGAATTCAAAATCTTGTTATGAAAGGGTTCAGGCTGGCTATCGCGATTAGCGGCGCTTCTCATCTTCCGATTTTCAATTCAAAAAATAGCGTGGCGACGATAATTGGAAATATTCTGGTTCCGACAGCCTCTGCACATGCAAACCATGACCATGGGGAAAATAAAAAACTAGGTGTTGAAATTACTCACAGTTCACGTTTTGTTCTCGTGGATCAGTCGGCACAAATTAGAGGTTATTATCACAGCAACGATCCTGATTCCTTGAAGAAATTAAGAATAGACATTCGAAGCTTGCTTTAG
- a CDS encoding ABC transporter substrate-binding protein: MAIGLIENFRAVFYAPFYAAFSLGAYEAEGVEVAHKKSSGPAQTSKAVLSGDGDVFWGGPMRVLVAGDSNPDCGLVSFCEVVARDPFFLVGRGAVPEGGFSGYAGKRIATVSEVPTPWMCFQHDLLQAGVEPGALERIADRSMTENAEALRAGEIDAVQVFQPFAEELLVEGNFQIWFAAASRGLTTYTAFNTTKEFLEREPDALLKMTRAMYRTQKWIDNNSAEAFAGCIASYFPEMSHDLLSRAIARYKSLGIWNKTPMLEREGYERLRASCISGALIREGIPYDAGVDMKFAELVIDEDPDTL; this comes from the coding sequence GTGGCCATCGGTCTGATTGAAAATTTCCGGGCCGTGTTTTATGCGCCTTTCTATGCGGCATTTTCCCTTGGGGCCTATGAGGCCGAGGGCGTCGAGGTGGCGCACAAAAAATCCTCCGGGCCTGCCCAGACATCGAAGGCCGTTCTTTCTGGAGACGGGGATGTCTTCTGGGGCGGTCCCATGCGCGTGCTCGTGGCAGGAGATTCGAATCCTGATTGCGGTCTTGTCTCGTTTTGCGAGGTCGTGGCGCGGGACCCGTTTTTTCTCGTTGGTCGCGGGGCGGTGCCGGAGGGAGGGTTTTCCGGATATGCCGGAAAGAGGATTGCCACCGTGAGCGAGGTGCCAACGCCATGGATGTGTTTTCAGCATGATCTTCTCCAAGCGGGAGTGGAGCCGGGGGCTCTTGAGCGTATAGCCGATCGTTCAATGACGGAGAACGCCGAGGCCCTCCGCGCAGGTGAAATTGATGCGGTCCAGGTGTTTCAGCCTTTTGCCGAGGAGTTGCTTGTAGAAGGGAATTTCCAGATATGGTTTGCAGCGGCCTCTCGCGGGCTGACGACATACACCGCCTTTAATACAACAAAAGAATTCTTGGAGCGTGAGCCGGATGCGCTTTTGAAAATGACCCGGGCCATGTACCGCACCCAAAAATGGATTGACAACAACAGCGCCGAGGCATTTGCCGGGTGCATTGCTTCCTACTTTCCCGAAATGTCTCATGATCTTCTGTCCCGGGCTATTGCTCGCTATAAGTCACTTGGTATATGGAACAAAACACCTATGCTGGAGCGCGAGGGCTACGAGCGGCTCCGGGCATCGTGCATTTCGGGCGCTCTGATCCGGGAGGGGATCCCATATGATGCGGGCGTCGATATGAAATTCGCCGAATTGGTTATTGATGAAGATCCGGACACGCTCTAG
- a CDS encoding exopolyphosphatase — protein MSYQRKFRLITRHDFDGLVGAVLLKELGMIDEIEFAHPKDMQDGKVNVSDRDIITNLPYTEGAYLVFDHHLSEANRVPSKGNYIFDPNAPSAAQVVYDHFGAESVFPGYVQEMLAAVNKTDSGLFTREEILRPRGWILLHFLLDPRTGLGRFRNFEKTDQALMLNLTDNCRKQPIEQVMNHFDVTERSDRYFVLEEKFKEQLESCARHNEKTLVIDLREQDVIFAGNRFWPYVLFPESNISIHVIWGQGKKNTVFAVGKSIFDRSSPYNIGVRMFERGGGGHEAAGTCQVPNERADEILEEIIREISSTS, from the coding sequence ATGAGCTACCAGAGGAAATTTCGCCTGATCACCCGCCATGACTTTGACGGCCTGGTAGGTGCGGTTCTTCTTAAAGAACTCGGAATGATCGATGAAATTGAATTCGCCCATCCCAAGGACATGCAAGATGGCAAGGTGAATGTCAGCGACCGCGACATCATCACGAACCTTCCTTATACAGAAGGCGCCTACCTCGTTTTTGATCACCATCTAAGCGAGGCAAATCGCGTACCATCGAAGGGAAACTACATATTCGACCCAAATGCGCCATCAGCCGCCCAGGTGGTGTACGACCACTTTGGGGCAGAGTCCGTGTTTCCGGGCTATGTGCAAGAGATGCTCGCGGCCGTCAACAAGACGGACTCGGGTCTTTTTACGCGTGAAGAAATACTGCGTCCGCGCGGCTGGATACTTCTTCATTTCTTGCTCGACCCCAGAACCGGACTTGGGCGATTCAGGAATTTTGAGAAAACCGACCAGGCGCTAATGCTAAATCTGACAGACAATTGCCGCAAACAACCTATCGAGCAGGTGATGAATCATTTTGACGTAACCGAGCGCTCGGATCGCTACTTCGTTCTTGAGGAGAAATTCAAGGAGCAACTTGAGTCCTGTGCACGCCACAACGAAAAAACGCTTGTAATCGATCTTCGGGAGCAGGATGTAATCTTTGCGGGAAACCGCTTTTGGCCCTATGTCCTGTTTCCCGAGAGCAACATTTCGATTCATGTCATTTGGGGCCAGGGGAAAAAGAACACAGTATTTGCTGTTGGAAAATCCATTTTTGATAGGAGCTCCCCATATAATATCGGGGTGCGAATGTTTGAGCGGGGCGGCGGCGGCCATGAGGCGGCCGGGACCTGCCAGGTCCCCAACGAGAGGGCAGATGAAATCCTGGAAGAAATTATCCGGGAAATATCCTCAACTAGCTGA
- a CDS encoding NAD(P)-dependent oxidoreductase, whose product MGERVGIAGIGLMGSALSAHLIEAGFEVQGFDVDGKRVDEFAERGGIPVSSPAEAAKGAKWMVTSLPTSDIVREVVFGDGGIVESAGEGFILCDASTSRPEDSERLGAELAERGIHFLDSAVSGTSTMAWEKDLIIIAGGDKADFDACKPYFSAMSRGAYHMGPIGSGSVCKLIINLILAANRLALGEGLVLGTKAGMDMETLLTVLKDGACSSKTMIDKGPKMLDADYSPQGLVRISLKDSRLMLEQGQRFGSPMMVTSVWSQVAQAAYNKGLAEKDSVAFYEVLREMAGLDNRAV is encoded by the coding sequence ATGGGTGAGCGAGTTGGGATAGCCGGAATTGGCCTCATGGGGTCGGCATTGTCTGCGCATCTTATAGAGGCGGGTTTTGAGGTTCAGGGCTTTGATGTTGACGGTAAAAGAGTGGATGAATTTGCCGAACGGGGGGGCATCCCCGTGTCGTCACCCGCAGAGGCAGCCAAGGGGGCGAAGTGGATGGTCACATCACTCCCCACGAGCGATATCGTCAGGGAGGTGGTTTTTGGAGATGGGGGTATCGTCGAATCTGCTGGGGAGGGATTTATTCTTTGCGATGCGTCGACTTCGCGGCCCGAGGATTCCGAGCGTCTTGGCGCAGAACTCGCCGAGCGAGGAATCCATTTTCTTGACTCTGCTGTGAGCGGTACAAGTACGATGGCCTGGGAGAAAGATCTTATCATAATCGCAGGTGGTGATAAGGCGGATTTTGATGCCTGTAAACCTTATTTTTCCGCCATGAGCCGCGGGGCCTACCACATGGGCCCCATAGGTTCGGGTTCAGTGTGCAAATTGATCATCAACTTGATTCTTGCTGCCAATCGCCTGGCACTGGGAGAGGGGTTGGTGCTCGGAACGAAGGCCGGGATGGATATGGAAACTCTCCTTACGGTTCTAAAGGATGGCGCTTGCAGCTCGAAGACGATGATCGACAAGGGCCCCAAGATGCTTGATGCGGATTATTCGCCTCAAGGGTTGGTGCGCATCTCGCTCAAAGACTCGCGGCTCATGCTTGAGCAGGGCCAGCGTTTCGGCTCGCCGATGATGGTGACGAGCGTGTGGTCTCAGGTAGCGCAGGCCGCCTACAACAAAGGGCTGGCGGAGAAGGATTCTGTCGCTTTCTATGAGGTGTTGCGCGAGATGGCGGGCCTGGATAATCGAGCTGTATAG
- a CDS encoding cyclic nucleotide-binding domain-containing protein — MSDEIDGSGVPIQDHPHYIANLKGNYGFFADMQDDEIYQFLRLCHRQEFDEGATIFNEGDDAEDFFLILSGEIVITAGGQEFSRLRTGQIFGEMGILEHEGRNASASVSEKAEVFSVSREILETKVPALGFKIACNIALQLSSKLRQADEQLKNPPAAGG; from the coding sequence ATGTCTGATGAAATTGATGGAAGTGGTGTTCCGATCCAAGACCATCCTCACTATATCGCCAATCTAAAGGGAAATTACGGTTTTTTTGCCGATATGCAGGATGATGAAATTTATCAATTTCTTCGTTTATGCCATCGGCAAGAATTTGACGAGGGGGCCACGATTTTCAATGAGGGAGATGACGCTGAAGATTTTTTTCTTATTCTCTCGGGCGAAATCGTTATCACGGCCGGAGGGCAGGAATTCTCACGTTTGCGAACGGGGCAAATATTCGGTGAGATGGGCATTCTCGAACATGAAGGACGAAATGCCTCTGCCAGTGTTTCGGAAAAGGCCGAAGTGTTTTCCGTGTCTCGGGAAATTTTAGAAACCAAAGTGCCCGCTCTTGGATTTAAGATAGCCTGCAATATCGCACTGCAGCTCTCCAGTAAGCTTAGGCAAGCAGACGAGCAACTAAAAAATCCCCCCGCCGCTGGTGGGTAG
- a CDS encoding carboxymuconolactone decarboxylase family protein produces MNTESAKSLADRIAAKRGRRYPAHEFIAEKFPDYMEALLNLDEVIREKDRLFDERMHELFHILALAVAGSNPHNQPHLRQHLKKGLQLGLKPEEIGEALMVCVNPCGAKVLTYGVTCMLEAMEELKAEGWEAPE; encoded by the coding sequence ATGAACACTGAGAGCGCTAAATCACTCGCCGATAGAATCGCCGCAAAACGCGGCAGGCGCTATCCGGCCCACGAGTTTATTGCAGAAAAATTTCCAGACTACATGGAGGCGCTTCTCAATCTGGACGAAGTTATCCGCGAAAAAGACCGTCTCTTTGATGAGAGGATGCACGAGCTGTTTCACATTCTCGCTCTCGCCGTGGCGGGCTCGAACCCCCATAACCAGCCCCACCTCCGCCAACACCTTAAAAAGGGTTTGCAACTCGGGCTTAAGCCCGAGGAGATTGGCGAGGCGCTGATGGTGTGCGTGAATCCTTGCGGGGCCAAGGTGCTGACCTACGGCGTCACCTGCATGCTAGAGGCGATGGAGGAGCTAAAAGCCGAAGGCTGGGAGGCGCCCGAGTAA
- a CDS encoding aldo/keto reductase, with amino-acid sequence MRYRKLGNTGLKVSEVSFGGGAVGGLMTDNEREEEHFRVVRRALELGITHFDTASSYGDGRSESNLGRALEKLEAEVTLSTKVRLGADRPGDIAGAVVASVEESLARLRRKSVDLIQLHDHVAPEGQWGDISITPEEVLDPGGVVDGFKILKDKGKVRFFGFTGLGRPESLHVLVMSGMLHSIQVYYNLLNPTAAYPAPAGYEPLDYGGLLLKAAEQGMGIFAIRVLARGALVASPKTGGKEPRSLSPGSGYSRDVERGQKLAWLAEAETCSLSQAAFRFALMRPEISAALAGCASVAEVEETVACSGAPGLSEASVERLAGLWASDFA; translated from the coding sequence ATGCGCTACCGGAAGCTGGGAAATACGGGTCTCAAAGTTTCGGAAGTTTCGTTTGGCGGCGGGGCCGTCGGCGGCCTGATGACGGACAATGAGCGGGAAGAGGAGCATTTTCGCGTGGTGAGGCGGGCGTTGGAGCTGGGGATTACCCACTTCGATACGGCGTCCTCCTATGGCGATGGGCGCTCGGAGTCGAATTTGGGACGTGCACTTGAAAAGCTGGAGGCGGAGGTGACGCTCTCAACCAAGGTGCGTCTGGGGGCCGATAGGCCCGGGGATATTGCAGGCGCAGTGGTTGCCTCGGTCGAGGAGAGCCTCGCGCGCCTGCGGCGAAAATCTGTGGACCTCATCCAGCTCCACGACCATGTGGCGCCCGAGGGCCAGTGGGGGGATATCTCGATTACGCCTGAGGAGGTGCTTGATCCTGGCGGGGTAGTAGATGGCTTTAAGATATTGAAAGATAAAGGGAAAGTCCGTTTTTTCGGCTTCACCGGCCTCGGGCGGCCCGAGTCCCTCCACGTCCTCGTTATGAGCGGCATGTTGCACTCAATCCAGGTCTACTACAATTTGCTTAACCCGACAGCCGCCTATCCTGCCCCCGCGGGCTATGAGCCGCTCGACTACGGTGGACTCCTCCTAAAAGCCGCCGAGCAGGGGATGGGCATTTTTGCCATTCGCGTTCTTGCACGGGGCGCCCTGGTGGCTAGCCCGAAGACCGGCGGAAAAGAGCCGCGCTCCCTCTCGCCGGGCTCTGGTTATTCCCGTGATGTTGAAAGGGGCCAAAAGCTGGCCTGGCTTGCCGAGGCAGAGACTTGTTCCCTCTCCCAGGCGGCCTTCCGGTTCGCACTGATGCGGCCTGAAATCTCGGCTGCCCTGGCCGGTTGCGCCAGTGTAGCCGAGGTCGAGGAGACGGTCGCATGCTCAGGAGCTCCCGGCCTTTCAGAGGCATCTGTTGAGCGCCTCGCCGGGCTCTGGGCAAGCGACTTCGCATAA
- a CDS encoding cupin domain-containing protein, whose protein sequence is MAKVLSVKNLPVDEKYEPGFELTFGITDETTGIETATLVKTHFPPASRSKRHYHTDGDLIWYCISGTAVWYIGEELEKFVTEPGDFMFIPRGEVHCTEVESATEPVEGVGGYGGCSNPYKSGKVFIE, encoded by the coding sequence ATGGCTAAGGTATTGAGTGTAAAAAATCTTCCTGTTGACGAAAAATATGAGCCTGGTTTCGAACTCACATTCGGAATCACCGACGAGACGACTGGAATCGAAACCGCCACGTTGGTGAAAACCCATTTCCCTCCCGCGAGCAGAAGCAAGCGCCACTACCATACCGATGGCGATTTGATCTGGTATTGCATTTCGGGAACGGCGGTTTGGTATATCGGCGAGGAGCTGGAGAAATTCGTGACCGAGCCCGGAGATTTTATGTTTATTCCGAGAGGCGAGGTCCACTGTACAGAAGTGGAGAGCGCAACCGAGCCCGTCGAGGGTGTCGGCGGCTACGGCGGCTGCTCGAATCCGTATAAAAGCGGCAAGGTGTTTATAGAGTAA
- a CDS encoding cupin domain-containing protein: MQYFYDLNQIDEQDMPGRKRQLVVGKDVMLVYIEREAGTTQEHTHDNEQLVYLQKGKARFTVEGETREIEAPGVVHIPKGVLHGVEALTPITYIGIYTPPREAVINATA; encoded by the coding sequence ATGCAATATTTCTACGATTTAAACCAAATTGATGAGCAAGACATGCCGGGGCGAAAGCGCCAATTGGTCGTTGGTAAAGATGTCATGCTCGTCTATATCGAGCGGGAGGCGGGCACTACACAAGAACATACCCACGACAACGAGCAGCTTGTCTATTTACAGAAAGGAAAAGCCCGCTTTACCGTCGAAGGCGAGACCCGCGAGATTGAGGCGCCCGGCGTGGTTCATATCCCCAAGGGGGTCCTCCACGGTGTCGAGGCGCTGACGCCGATAACCTATATTGGAATTTATACGCCCCCGCGAGAAGCTGTCATTAACGCAACGGCGTAG
- a CDS encoding cyclic nucleotide-binding domain-containing protein, with amino-acid sequence MSGNVETENDPAGAKAPQGRTLKARPIIPANLLKLIHKLQKNYNFFSEMSEGEISDFLRMCKQETYEPSAVIFKEGASADHFYLIVSGEVVIEMDDKEVARLHAGEVLGEMALLENIPRTATATASETTILFFIPVRVLNTRMPTLAYKVLLGVAQQMSARLREANENIVIPKNIEENDKTADGWPK; translated from the coding sequence ATGAGCGGTAACGTTGAAACCGAAAATGATCCTGCAGGAGCAAAAGCTCCCCAGGGACGCACCTTAAAAGCCCGTCCTATCATTCCCGCTAATTTATTGAAGCTGATTCATAAGCTTCAAAAAAATTATAATTTTTTCTCAGAAATGAGCGAGGGGGAAATCAGTGATTTCCTTAGAATGTGCAAACAGGAAACCTATGAGCCCAGTGCTGTTATTTTTAAGGAAGGCGCTTCTGCCGACCATTTTTATCTCATTGTGTCGGGTGAGGTTGTCATTGAAATGGATGACAAGGAGGTGGCGCGGCTTCATGCTGGTGAAGTGCTTGGCGAAATGGCGCTTTTGGAGAACATTCCGCGCACAGCAACCGCTACTGCTTCAGAGACCACGATATTGTTCTTTATCCCCGTACGAGTTCTGAATACCCGGATGCCCACCTTGGCCTACAAGGTCTTGCTTGGTGTCGCCCAGCAGATGTCGGCGAGGCTTCGGGAAGCAAACGAAAATATCGTTATTCCCAAAAATATCGAAGAAAATGATAAAACGGCCGATGGATGGCCAAAATAG
- a CDS encoding PilZ domain-containing protein, with product MPTTIEERVHERKSIDANTAIFDAPALSGKIISYKDISFGGLMIESSIPLEVCTTIPCSIQINGNTFMDCEATVAWISENKTTPPVWKIGFLLRVPENRRNEYEDTIEEAFPSYETPPSRA from the coding sequence ATGCCTACAACGATAGAAGAAAGAGTTCACGAAAGAAAAAGCATTGACGCAAACACAGCAATATTCGATGCACCTGCACTCAGCGGAAAAATCATTTCATACAAGGACATCAGTTTTGGCGGATTGATGATTGAGTCGTCTATTCCTCTTGAGGTTTGCACCACAATCCCATGCTCGATTCAGATCAACGGCAACACCTTCATGGACTGCGAGGCTACGGTGGCGTGGATATCAGAAAACAAGACGACACCACCCGTATGGAAAATAGGTTTTTTGCTTCGAGTGCCTGAAAATCGGCGGAATGAATACGAAGACACCATTGAAGAGGCTTTTCCTTCCTACGAGACCCCGCCCTCGAGAGCCTAA
- a CDS encoding glucose 1-dehydrogenase yields the protein MAGMKGFDLSGSAAFVTGASRGLGRAVSLALAEAGADVALGATRADLLEEVAGEIRALGRRAFVCPLDVADPVSARESVEKVAGEMGRLDVLVNAAGICPRVGLLDTSDDELESTFAVNVYGTFRLCTSAVPHMQKPEVQKSGGGRIVNFGSVAGLRARPGLPVYAASKAAVHNLTQAMAVDWAPLGIRVNTIVPGQFDTDMGEPLMSNPEALAAYVKKMPMGRVGQPEEMPPLVIYLCSPASSYVTGGLFVMDGGLTLQ from the coding sequence ATGGCTGGAATGAAAGGGTTTGACTTGAGTGGTTCTGCCGCGTTTGTCACAGGCGCGAGTCGTGGTCTCGGGCGCGCCGTTTCATTAGCGCTTGCAGAGGCCGGGGCCGATGTTGCCTTGGGCGCAACCAGAGCCGATCTTCTTGAGGAAGTGGCCGGGGAAATCCGGGCTTTGGGCCGTCGCGCTTTTGTTTGTCCGCTCGATGTGGCGGATCCTGTCTCGGCGAGGGAATCGGTCGAAAAAGTGGCGGGAGAGATGGGTCGCCTTGATGTGCTCGTTAACGCGGCGGGAATCTGTCCCCGGGTAGGCCTTCTTGATACCTCGGATGATGAACTTGAGAGCACATTTGCCGTAAATGTTTACGGCACCTTTCGCCTTTGCACTTCTGCGGTTCCCCATATGCAAAAGCCGGAGGTTCAAAAATCAGGCGGCGGGCGCATCGTGAATTTCGGCTCCGTTGCCGGTCTCCGCGCCCGGCCCGGCCTGCCCGTTTATGCGGCAAGCAAGGCCGCTGTCCATAACCTCACTCAGGCCATGGCGGTGGATTGGGCACCACTCGGTATTAGGGTAAATACAATTGTCCCTGGCCAGTTTGACACTGACATGGGAGAGCCCTTGATGAGCAATCCCGAGGCGCTTGCCGCTTATGTGAAAAAAATGCCGATGGGCCGTGTTGGCCAGCCCGAGGAGATGCCTCCGCTAGTGATCTATCTTTGCTCGCCAGCTTCTTCCTATGTGACGGGCGGCCTTTTCGTCATGGATGGTGGACTTACTCTCCAGTAG
- a CDS encoding acyl-CoA/acyl-ACP dehydrogenase: MQYPFTDEQLAIAELARNFMEREVAPVGGEIDARPDPKDCYPKELINKASKLGLRTIALPEEYGGMDADIFTKTLALWEGAQIEVGTIKCLSQCWKATTILSKAGTKAQKDHWFPKFAADDNAVCSLASTEPDHSTENRLHGGDPKLGMRTTAVKDGDHFVINGAKRYTSLIGESKLIVFYARTDPDAPMNKGVTAFLLDGSEEGISFGQTHNKMGYRLYPNRESYYDNVRVHRDNVLGEVNGAAAVRAHAFRGSAELAACNTGLARSLYKICYEHAKERVQGGKPIIEHLTIRHMLAEMIMNIEVAEQFMWRICWGAENDETFTSRFTRSGKVFSDKVGLKTIELGLDVLGGMGIMREGPSEKIVRDILTFLHGDGTDSATLLEAANTLESPA; the protein is encoded by the coding sequence ATGCAATATCCATTTACAGATGAACAACTGGCAATCGCAGAGTTGGCCCGCAATTTTATGGAGCGCGAGGTGGCCCCCGTCGGCGGTGAGATAGATGCCCGCCCGGACCCCAAGGATTGCTATCCAAAAGAGTTGATCAACAAGGCCTCAAAGCTCGGGCTTCGCACGATAGCGTTGCCTGAGGAATATGGCGGGATGGACGCTGATATCTTCACAAAAACGCTCGCCCTCTGGGAAGGCGCTCAGATAGAGGTTGGAACGATTAAATGCCTGAGCCAGTGCTGGAAAGCCACAACAATTCTCTCGAAGGCCGGCACCAAGGCTCAGAAGGACCATTGGTTTCCGAAATTCGCCGCCGATGATAATGCCGTTTGCTCCCTCGCCTCGACCGAACCCGACCACAGTACCGAAAATCGCCTACATGGCGGCGATCCCAAACTCGGCATGCGGACAACAGCCGTTAAAGACGGAGATCATTTCGTCATCAACGGTGCTAAACGCTACACCTCACTCATTGGCGAATCGAAGTTGATTGTTTTTTATGCGCGGACCGACCCCGATGCCCCGATGAATAAAGGTGTAACCGCATTTCTTCTCGATGGCTCTGAGGAAGGAATTTCTTTTGGCCAAACTCATAACAAAATGGGCTACCGCCTCTACCCGAATAGGGAGAGTTACTACGACAACGTACGTGTTCATAGGGATAACGTTTTAGGAGAAGTAAACGGCGCCGCTGCCGTCCGAGCCCATGCCTTCCGGGGTAGTGCCGAGCTCGCAGCCTGTAATACGGGTCTTGCCCGCAGTCTTTACAAAATTTGTTATGAACATGCCAAGGAACGTGTTCAGGGCGGCAAGCCCATCATCGAGCACCTGACGATTCGCCATATGCTTGCCGAGATGATCATGAACATCGAGGTGGCAGAACAGTTCATGTGGCGAATCTGCTGGGGGGCTGAAAATGACGAGACATTCACCTCTCGGTTTACCCGATCTGGCAAGGTATTCAGCGATAAGGTGGGTCTGAAGACCATCGAACTGGGGCTCGATGTTCTCGGTGGAATGGGAATAATGCGCGAAGGGCCGAGTGAGAAAATTGTGCGAGACATCCTAACGTTCCTCCATGGGGATGGAACGGATTCTGCCACCTTGCTGGAGGCGGCGAATACATTGGAGAGCCCTGCCTAA
- a CDS encoding carboxymuconolactone decarboxylase family protein: protein MSRLPVMSVDEYSDKQRKIHDRITSGKRGGFRGPFHMWVHSAGYLDVLEKVGGFLRYDSALSPRLSEMAILITARFWKAQYEWFAHEPHALKGGLDPEIIKAISESRRPENMQPDEEALYDFCTALHETHEVSDAVFQKALDQFGQNGVIDVIGLIGHYTGVSMTLNACQVEIPDGKENPLK from the coding sequence ATGTCACGTTTACCAGTTATGTCAGTTGATGAATACAGCGACAAGCAACGGAAAATTCACGACCGGATCACTTCGGGCAAGCGCGGCGGATTTCGGGGGCCTTTTCATATGTGGGTCCACAGCGCGGGTTATCTCGATGTTCTCGAAAAGGTGGGGGGGTTCCTGCGCTACGATAGCGCCTTGTCCCCGCGCCTTAGCGAAATGGCGATATTGATCACAGCGCGTTTCTGGAAGGCGCAATACGAGTGGTTCGCTCATGAGCCTCATGCCCTGAAGGGCGGCCTTGACCCCGAGATTATCAAAGCGATCTCCGAGAGTCGGCGACCCGAGAACATGCAGCCCGATGAGGAGGCGCTCTATGATTTTTGCACCGCGCTGCATGAGACTCACGAAGTGAGTGACGCCGTTTTTCAAAAGGCCCTCGATCAGTTCGGTCAAAATGGTGTGATCGACGTAATCGGACTCATCGGTCACTACACAGGCGTGTCGATGACGCTGAACGCCTGCCAGGTGGAAATTCCCGATGGAAAAGAAAATCCCCTGAAATAA
- a CDS encoding SDR family oxidoreductase — protein sequence MDNTTLNFDGQSVIVTGGATGIGESCSHLFARQGASVTVMDFDEKGAERVAGDIRGKGGDAATSIVDLTDFEATRKAVEAVHSRVGRLDVLVHSAGGFPRYISLIDMPVGDWEGVMDANLKSMFYLLKAAAPLMIKAGYGRIVTLSSAAARSSNHSPHYTSAKTGVLGLTRQAARELGPNGITVNAVAPASVNTPRTMAMRTEAQTAKIEQTTPLRRMCEPEEIAWPILFLCSREGGYITGVTLDVNGGSTMV from the coding sequence GTGGATAACACTACTTTAAATTTTGATGGACAAAGCGTCATTGTGACAGGAGGGGCGACGGGTATTGGCGAGTCGTGTTCGCATCTTTTCGCCCGGCAGGGCGCCTCTGTCACTGTGATGGATTTTGATGAAAAGGGGGCCGAGCGTGTTGCGGGCGACATTCGGGGGAAGGGGGGAGACGCTGCGACATCGATAGTGGATCTCACCGACTTTGAGGCGACCCGGAAGGCGGTGGAGGCGGTTCACAGCCGAGTTGGGCGTTTGGATGTGCTGGTTCACAGCGCTGGCGGGTTTCCGCGATACATCAGCCTTATCGACATGCCTGTTGGGGATTGGGAAGGGGTTATGGACGCCAATCTAAAGTCGATGTTTTATCTGCTCAAGGCGGCGGCGCCATTGATGATAAAGGCGGGGTATGGGCGCATTGTAACGCTGTCGAGCGCGGCGGCGCGATCGAGCAATCATTCTCCGCACTATACTTCGGCGAAAACGGGGGTTTTAGGTCTGACGCGGCAGGCTGCGCGTGAACTGGGCCCGAATGGGATTACCGTGAACGCGGTGGCGCCTGCAAGCGTAAACACCCCGAGGACGATGGCCATGCGAACGGAGGCGCAGACGGCGAAAATTGAGCAGACAACGCCTCTTCGGCGCATGTGCGAGCCCGAGGAGATTGCATGGCCTATTTTATTTCTGTGCAGCCGCGAGGGTGGGTATATAACGGGTGTTACGCTTGATGTGAATGGCGGGAGCACAATGGTTTGA